A stretch of the Amycolatopsis sp. BJA-103 genome encodes the following:
- a CDS encoding nucleotidyltransferase family protein, producing the protein MHESIELKKREIEELCRTHSVSRLDLFGSAVSDRFDSVSSDVDVLVEFDAGPGFDYFGTYFDLKEGLERILDRPVDLVSVTSIRNPYFKQQVLETRELLYAA; encoded by the coding sequence GTGCACGAGTCGATCGAACTCAAGAAGCGCGAAATCGAGGAGCTTTGCCGGACACACTCGGTGAGCCGCCTCGATTTGTTCGGCTCCGCCGTGAGTGACAGGTTCGACTCGGTGTCAAGCGATGTCGACGTGCTCGTCGAGTTCGACGCGGGGCCGGGGTTCGACTACTTCGGTACGTATTTCGATCTGAAGGAAGGCCTCGAGCGGATATTGGACCGGCCGGTCGACCTCGTCAGTGTGACCAGCATCCGCAATCCTTACTTCAAGCAACAGGTACTGGAGACCCGGGAGCTTCTCTATGCGGCGTGA